In Prosthecobacter fusiformis, one genomic interval encodes:
- a CDS encoding DJ-1/PfpI family protein produces the protein MPEAKVLLIVGDATETVDTLYPFFRLIEGGYTPVVAAPEKRKYQMVLHEIKPGWTITKEWEGYSIDADIAFKDINPEEYVGIFFSGGRAPEYIREDADLLRITKWFWEQKKPCASVCHGVEIPARADIVKGLRMATVAKCKFDLEICGGIYVNEPCVIDQHMYSGRTYHDSGHFIAPWIKALDAERTKMGI, from the coding sequence ATGCCTGAAGCCAAAGTCCTCCTCATCGTCGGTGATGCCACCGAGACCGTTGATACCCTGTATCCTTTTTTCCGCCTGATCGAAGGTGGTTATACCCCCGTCGTGGCCGCGCCGGAAAAACGGAAGTACCAGATGGTGCTCCATGAAATCAAACCGGGCTGGACGATCACGAAGGAGTGGGAAGGCTACAGCATCGATGCGGACATCGCCTTTAAGGACATCAATCCTGAAGAATACGTGGGCATCTTTTTCAGCGGTGGCCGGGCACCCGAATACATTCGTGAGGATGCGGACCTGCTGCGCATCACGAAGTGGTTTTGGGAGCAGAAGAAACCGTGCGCCAGTGTGTGCCATGGGGTGGAAATCCCAGCGCGGGCGGACATCGTGAAGGGGCTGCGCATGGCCACGGTGGCGAAGTGCAAATTCGACCTGGAAATCTGTGGCGGTATTTATGTGAATGAGCCGTGCGTGATCGACCAGCACATGTATTCCGGCCGGACGTATCATGACAGCGGCCATTTCATCGCGCCGTGGATCAAAGCGCTGGACGCGGAGCGTACGAAGATGGGGATCTAA
- a CDS encoding NACHT domain-containing protein: MQISPQTFAKFVGLGAGALVGGPLFACLGSTCGGFIGDMFASEDEGGWGLGESLTGVFGNVFASKVEPLFGPATSGFNHDLRRAGAQALVQALEWKKSPGPLAAALLKQDGFTCMDEPRREMLQRIFKRWRDHIQAVLDAAEKKRDGRLLDAILPPGDDDTFAALADGKLSAEQATADAWARFYQQALQPVLDGLENKDDLLAFNLPTLQSRTITCLAAVFPAVFSKVVKSGDHRAAWIAYQKTLLTATQRAVHEMGERMGQHLTKIEAKMDLLVEDSKAGKEWQAQLTQFLAVVKPTLEGQWKETAAIRKIVTSLQGQLAVYHADVQKVSPLAVYKDALFEAYAGYAEVGHPITGGSSYDARQALIGDIFVDPCCSAERVSPARMEAAAEDDSPTPGEDLLVLIQKVFTEPGGRRMVLLGDPGMGKSTLVRWLTVSPLLTGARKRKARIQPVTLPPCLKSAIPLPFIVRDLVRHLPEDPEAWDWDALTDAFRQFRATSTAVRPLLSAYDGSDAAFESLLADENALFLIDGLDEIGTPRKREKMSAAIIEGFARLPRARFIITSRFVGYEDAPVHVRITQREREGNAAPDGDEVTLAHATKGMAGSRREGAENGSTEYLTYLVYLTPFTDAQQDKYARLWFDVRIGPALGKDRATTLMAEVRRKKSIRIISRVPNLLCMMALLKIHNVPLPDGRAELYADISKAYLDTIQEARGIDVAWHGHALPCTQRQAEKWLAIIAMHLQVRRVGEEKESQNEARDEEGEEILATLEDLRSWLQPVFAADKPGDKADDLLRDFLRFITQRTAFLLERGEGQYGFAHLSFLEYYAACWLEIEFRRLLNQNRPKTWQHEDLMMERESFQLHTEKALWHEPLHFLAEILSKNEDDAQSLMEWLFPGFVDGEETALPEAPPLASANLLAALTLDKKVSLQPSQRPAIWSRLWQHWLAQMPEHVFELEHPWYIAPALLDVSDEQPRILASLGQHLPGHRRLLLHHCAALTSLSCLTQATDLDELSLAWCVGLKSEALSVFAASPKLKTLNLIGCTGVSDLSGLQALSSLQTLDLYGCTGLSNLSGLQGLSNLESLDLRGCTGVNDLTGLQGLSSLQILYLSGCTGVSDLSGLEGLSWLQMLEMIGCTGVSDLGGLQGLSGLQTLTLIDCTGVSDLRGLKGLSSLQELDLSGTGVSDLSGLHGLSGLRTLHLSGCKGVSDLGGLHGLSGLRTLDLSGCTGVSDLSVLEGLSGLRTLNLSDCTGVSDLSVLEGLSGLRTLNLGDCTGVSDLSVLEGLSGLQTLHLNRCKGVSDLSGLQGLSSLQELNLHGCTGVSDLSALQGLSGLQQLGLRGCTGLRDRERQVADLSKSLRYLMVDR; encoded by the coding sequence ATGCAGATTTCTCCCCAAACATTCGCCAAGTTTGTCGGCCTCGGGGCAGGGGCTCTGGTGGGTGGACCACTCTTTGCCTGCCTTGGGTCCACGTGTGGCGGATTCATTGGGGACATGTTCGCCAGTGAAGATGAGGGCGGCTGGGGCCTGGGGGAGAGTTTGACCGGCGTCTTTGGCAATGTCTTCGCCAGCAAAGTGGAGCCTCTGTTTGGTCCTGCCACTTCGGGTTTCAATCATGACCTCCGCCGTGCCGGTGCCCAGGCCCTGGTGCAGGCGCTGGAGTGGAAAAAAAGCCCCGGCCCCCTGGCGGCGGCGCTGCTGAAGCAGGATGGCTTTACCTGCATGGATGAGCCGCGTCGGGAGATGCTGCAACGCATCTTCAAACGCTGGCGGGATCATATCCAGGCGGTGCTGGATGCGGCTGAAAAAAAGCGGGATGGGCGGCTGCTGGATGCGATCCTGCCGCCGGGGGATGATGACACCTTCGCCGCTCTGGCAGATGGTAAGCTAAGCGCGGAGCAGGCGACGGCGGATGCCTGGGCGCGTTTTTATCAGCAGGCCCTGCAGCCCGTGCTGGATGGCCTGGAAAATAAGGACGACCTGCTGGCGTTTAACCTGCCCACCCTCCAGTCCCGCACCATCACCTGCCTGGCCGCCGTCTTCCCCGCCGTGTTCAGCAAGGTGGTGAAAAGCGGCGACCATCGCGCCGCCTGGATCGCCTACCAAAAAACACTCCTCACCGCCACTCAACGCGCGGTGCACGAGATGGGTGAGCGGATGGGTCAGCACCTGACGAAGATCGAGGCGAAGATGGATCTTTTGGTTGAGGATAGCAAAGCGGGCAAGGAGTGGCAGGCGCAGCTCACGCAGTTTCTCGCCGTGGTGAAGCCCACTCTCGAAGGCCAGTGGAAGGAGACTGCGGCGATCCGGAAGATCGTCACCAGCCTTCAAGGGCAGCTTGCGGTTTATCACGCGGATGTACAAAAGGTCAGCCCGCTGGCCGTGTATAAGGATGCTTTGTTTGAAGCCTACGCTGGTTATGCCGAGGTGGGGCATCCCATCACCGGCGGCAGTTCTTATGATGCACGACAGGCTTTGATCGGCGATATTTTTGTGGACCCTTGCTGCTCTGCGGAGCGGGTTTCGCCTGCCCGGATGGAGGCTGCGGCGGAGGATGATAGCCCAACTCCGGGCGAGGATTTATTGGTTCTGATTCAAAAGGTTTTCACAGAGCCGGGCGGACGGCGGATGGTGCTCCTGGGTGATCCGGGCATGGGAAAGTCCACCCTCGTCCGCTGGCTCACGGTCTCGCCGCTTCTTACCGGGGCGCGAAAAAGAAAGGCGCGCATCCAGCCAGTGACCCTGCCGCCGTGCCTGAAGTCCGCCATCCCGCTGCCTTTCATTGTCCGGGATCTGGTGCGGCATCTGCCGGAGGATCCGGAGGCATGGGACTGGGACGCACTCACGGATGCTTTCCGTCAGTTCCGTGCCACCAGCACCGCCGTCAGGCCCCTGCTCTCTGCCTATGATGGTTCAGACGCCGCCTTTGAGTCTTTGCTGGCGGATGAAAATGCCCTCTTTCTCATTGATGGCTTGGATGAAATTGGCACTCCCCGCAAGCGCGAGAAAATGAGCGCTGCCATCATCGAGGGATTCGCCAGGCTGCCACGCGCCCGGTTCATCATCACCTCACGGTTTGTCGGCTATGAGGATGCGCCGGTGCATGTGCGGATCACCCAGCGGGAGAGGGAGGGAAACGCAGCGCCGGACGGCGATGAAGTAACTCTGGCCCATGCAACGAAAGGAATGGCAGGCAGCAGGCGGGAAGGAGCTGAAAACGGTTCCACCGAATACCTGACGTATCTGGTTTACCTGACGCCTTTCACGGATGCGCAGCAGGACAAATACGCGCGGCTGTGGTTCGACGTACGCATCGGCCCCGCCCTGGGGAAGGACCGTGCGACCACCCTGATGGCGGAGGTGCGGCGGAAGAAAAGCATCCGCATCATCTCCCGGGTGCCCAATCTCCTCTGCATGATGGCGCTGCTGAAGATCCACAACGTGCCGCTGCCCGATGGCCGGGCGGAGCTCTATGCCGACATCAGCAAGGCGTATCTGGATACCATCCAGGAAGCACGCGGCATCGATGTCGCCTGGCACGGTCATGCACTGCCCTGCACCCAGAGGCAGGCGGAAAAATGGCTCGCCATCATCGCCATGCATCTCCAGGTCCGCCGTGTGGGGGAGGAAAAGGAATCGCAGAACGAAGCGCGTGATGAAGAAGGCGAAGAAATTCTGGCCACCCTGGAGGATCTGCGCTCCTGGCTCCAGCCGGTCTTTGCCGCCGATAAACCCGGTGACAAAGCGGATGATCTGCTGCGCGATTTTCTCCGTTTTATCACCCAGCGCACCGCCTTCCTCCTCGAGCGCGGGGAGGGGCAGTACGGTTTTGCCCACCTGTCGTTTCTCGAATACTACGCCGCCTGCTGGCTGGAGATCGAATTCCGCCGTCTGCTCAATCAGAACCGCCCCAAGACCTGGCAGCATGAGGATTTGATGATGGAGCGAGAATCCTTTCAGCTTCATACGGAGAAAGCCCTGTGGCATGAGCCCCTGCACTTCCTGGCCGAGATCCTTTCCAAAAATGAAGATGATGCGCAGAGCCTCATGGAGTGGTTATTCCCCGGATTTGTGGACGGTGAAGAGACTGCACTGCCCGAAGCGCCGCCACTGGCGTCTGCGAATCTCCTGGCGGCGCTCACGCTGGATAAAAAAGTCAGCCTTCAGCCCAGCCAACGCCCCGCCATCTGGTCCCGTCTGTGGCAGCATTGGCTGGCTCAGATGCCGGAGCATGTGTTTGAGCTTGAACATCCTTGGTATATCGCCCCTGCGCTGCTCGATGTCTCTGATGAGCAACCCCGCATTCTGGCCAGCCTCGGCCAGCATTTGCCCGGGCACCGCAGGCTCTTGCTGCATCATTGTGCCGCCTTGACTTCCCTCTCTTGTTTAACACAGGCCACCGACCTGGATGAATTGAGCCTGGCGTGGTGTGTGGGATTAAAGTCAGAGGCTTTATCTGTTTTTGCAGCATCTCCTAAGCTGAAAACGCTAAATCTCATCGGCTGCACGGGAGTGAGCGACCTGAGCGGACTCCAGGCATTGAGCAGCCTACAAACGCTTGATCTCTATGGCTGCACGGGACTGAGCAACCTGAGTGGACTCCAGGGTTTAAGCAATCTGGAATCGCTTGACCTCAGAGGCTGCACGGGAGTGAACGACCTGACAGGACTCCAGGGCTTGAGCAGCCTGCAAATACTTTACCTCAGCGGCTGCACGGGAGTGAGCGACCTGAGTGGGCTTGAGGGCTTGAGCTGGTTGCAAATGCTTGAGATGATCGGCTGCACGGGAGTGAGTGACCTGGGGGGACTCCAGGGCTTGAGCGGTTTGCAAACGCTTACTCTTATCGACTGCACGGGAGTAAGCGACTTGCGGGGACTCAAAGGATTGAGCAGCCTGCAAGAGCTTGACCTCAGCGGCACAGGAGTGAGCGACCTGAGTGGGCTCCATGGCCTGAGCGGTTTGCGAACGCTTCATCTCAGTGGCTGCAAGGGAGTGAGTGACCTGGGTGGGCTTCATGGCCTGAGCGGTTTGCGAACGCTTGACCTCAGCGGCTGCACAGGAGTGAGCGACCTGAGTGTGCTGGAGGGCTTGAGCGGTTTGCGAACGCTTAACCTCAGCGACTGCACAGGAGTGAGCGACCTGAGTGTGCTGGAGGGCTTGAGCGGTTTGCGAACGCTTAATCTCGGCGACTGCACGGGAGTGAGCGACCTGAGTGTGCTGGAGGGCTTGAGCGGTTTGCAAACGCTTCATCTCAACCGCTGCAAGGGAGTGAGCGACCTGAGTGGACTCCAGGGATTGAGCAGCCTGCAAGAGCTTAACCTCCACGGCTGCACAGGGGTGAGCGACCTGAGTGCGCTGCAGGGCTTGAGCGGTTTACAACAGCTTGGTCTCAGAGGCTGCACGGGACTGCGCGACCGGGAGCGGCAGGTGGCGGATTTGAGCAAGTCGTTGCGTTACTTGATGGTTGACAGATGA
- a CDS encoding DUF1330 domain-containing protein, which yields MVFTREKTLDQAELEAYWKEAPATLEGHPIKVLSGYGPHEVWEGDSTEGVVIAEFPSMEAARAWYHSPAYQKAREHRTKGAVYRAILVEATTPGS from the coding sequence ATCGTCTTCACCCGTGAAAAGACCCTCGACCAGGCCGAGCTGGAAGCCTACTGGAAAGAGGCCCCAGCCACCCTGGAAGGGCACCCCATCAAGGTGCTCTCAGGATACGGACCCCATGAGGTGTGGGAAGGAGACAGCACCGAAGGTGTCGTCATTGCTGAGTTTCCCAGCATGGAGGCAGCCCGGGCCTGGTACCACAGCCCCGCCTACCAAAAAGCCCGGGAGCACCGGACCAAAGGCGCAGTCTATCGCGCCATTCTTGTAGAGGCTACCACGCCCGGCAGCTGA
- a CDS encoding sugar phosphate isomerase/epimerase family protein has translation MNRRHFLQSLAAAAAAPVWAAPAPWKLNYMLASAMYGNLSLTEILPEVKKTGATGIELWPKKHGTQREEMDAIGHEKFAEMLAEQGLTFGGTTRYDLGPFGLTEEIAVLKKLGGKFIVTGGKGEYKVTPEQLKLNVKDFVEQMKPHAALAAENGVEIGIENHINNIIDTPDSLLWLADEIRDLPGIGIALAPYHLPQETALLADLIKHIDQKMTLFYAWGHGMGCMKPMPKDEELQQMPGRGDLDWKPLLQALKEVNFTGPTEIFMHPTPRGIPILPTAAETTAEIVRARKHLDSLL, from the coding sequence ATGAACCGCCGACATTTCTTGCAATCCCTGGCCGCTGCGGCGGCTGCACCTGTGTGGGCTGCGCCTGCACCCTGGAAGCTGAATTACATGCTGGCCTCGGCTATGTATGGCAATCTGTCTCTGACGGAAATCCTGCCTGAGGTGAAAAAGACGGGGGCGACGGGTATCGAGCTCTGGCCGAAAAAGCATGGCACGCAGCGCGAAGAGATGGATGCGATCGGTCATGAAAAATTCGCGGAGATGCTGGCGGAGCAGGGGCTGACTTTTGGCGGCACCACGCGCTATGATCTGGGGCCCTTCGGCCTGACGGAGGAAATCGCGGTGCTGAAAAAGCTGGGCGGCAAGTTCATCGTCACGGGCGGCAAGGGCGAGTACAAGGTGACGCCGGAGCAGCTGAAGCTGAATGTGAAGGACTTTGTGGAACAGATGAAACCGCACGCGGCACTGGCGGCGGAAAACGGGGTGGAGATCGGCATCGAAAACCACATCAATAACATCATTGATACCCCGGACTCCCTGCTCTGGCTGGCGGATGAAATCCGTGATCTGCCGGGCATCGGCATCGCCCTGGCTCCGTATCACCTGCCGCAGGAGACGGCGCTACTGGCGGACCTGATCAAGCACATTGACCAGAAAATGACGCTGTTTTATGCCTGGGGCCATGGCATGGGCTGCATGAAGCCGATGCCGAAGGACGAGGAACTGCAGCAGATGCCTGGCCGGGGTGACCTGGACTGGAAGCCGCTGCTGCAGGCGCTGAAGGAGGTGAATTTCACCGGCCCGACGGAGATCTTCATGCACCCGACGCCACGCGGCATCCCCATCCTGCCCACGGCTGCTGAAACCACGGCTGAAATCGTGCGTGCACGCAAGCACCTCGACAGTCTTCTTTAA
- a CDS encoding citrate synthase, with protein MAVVSKGLEGIVAAETRLGEVKGAEGILFYCGYDINELAGKVSYEEVVYLLFYQKLPNRVELDKLTTALRAERELPQGVIDYLLAAPKKAKPIDIMRTAVSMLGSYEMNRHDVNVSENLATAIRLVSQISVIAAYFHRARTGKSLPPIRKDLSEAAHFLYLMSGEVPSKEAEKTLDVAYVLHAEHGFNASTFTARVVASTLSDMYSAISAAIGALKGPLHGGANEGVIHMLEEIGSPDKVDAWVADALAQKKKIMGIGHRVYKVLDPRAPHLREMAIQLTAQLGEAKWIQMSERIAEIMREQKGLNANVDFYSATVYYSLDIPTDLFTPIFAIARMSGWTAHVLEQWSENRLFRPLSEYVGRPYGQKVVPIDER; from the coding sequence ATGGCAGTCGTCTCTAAAGGTCTCGAAGGAATCGTCGCAGCAGAAACCCGTCTCGGAGAAGTGAAAGGTGCGGAAGGCATCCTGTTTTACTGCGGATATGACATCAATGAACTGGCTGGCAAGGTCAGCTACGAAGAGGTGGTTTACCTGCTTTTCTACCAGAAGCTGCCGAACCGGGTGGAACTGGACAAACTGACCACCGCCCTGCGCGCTGAGCGTGAGCTGCCCCAGGGGGTCATCGACTACCTGCTGGCTGCACCGAAGAAGGCGAAGCCGATCGACATCATGCGCACGGCCGTCTCCATGCTGGGCAGCTATGAGATGAATCGCCACGATGTGAATGTGAGCGAGAATTTGGCCACGGCCATCCGCCTGGTCTCGCAGATCAGCGTCATCGCCGCTTACTTCCACCGCGCCCGCACGGGCAAGTCCCTGCCGCCGATCCGCAAGGACCTGAGCGAGGCCGCCCACTTTCTGTACCTGATGAGCGGGGAAGTGCCGTCCAAGGAAGCGGAAAAGACGCTGGATGTGGCCTATGTACTGCACGCGGAGCACGGCTTTAACGCCTCCACCTTCACGGCGCGTGTGGTGGCCTCCACCCTGAGCGATATGTATTCCGCCATCAGCGCTGCCATTGGTGCGCTGAAGGGGCCTCTGCATGGCGGTGCCAATGAAGGCGTGATTCACATGCTGGAAGAGATCGGCAGCCCGGATAAGGTGGACGCCTGGGTGGCGGACGCTCTGGCGCAGAAGAAGAAGATCATGGGCATCGGCCACCGTGTGTACAAGGTGCTGGACCCCCGCGCCCCGCATCTGCGTGAGATGGCCATCCAGCTCACCGCCCAGCTGGGCGAGGCGAAGTGGATCCAGATGTCTGAACGCATCGCCGAGATCATGCGCGAGCAGAAGGGCCTGAATGCGAACGTGGACTTCTACAGCGCCACCGTTTACTACAGCCTGGACATCCCGACGGACCTCTTCACCCCCATCTTTGCCATCGCCCGCATGAGCGGCTGGACCGCACACGTGCTGGAGCAGTGGAGCGAAAACCGCCTCTTCCGCCCCCTGAGCGAATACGTGGGCCGTCCCTATGGCCAGAAGGTGGTGCCGATCGACGAGCGCTAA
- a CDS encoding VOC family protein — translation MIDHIIITVSNLSASLEFYQKALAPLGYSATPEYTSSTGTKGVGFGIKGGLDFFIQEGAAQVTQCHIAFTASTRVQVEEFYAAGLAAGGRDNGKPELTPDHGPDYYSAYVFDPDGCNIEAVCTEPEA, via the coding sequence ATGATTGACCATATCATCATCACCGTCAGCAATCTGTCCGCCAGTCTGGAATTCTATCAGAAGGCGCTCGCCCCACTCGGTTACTCGGCCACCCCGGAATACACGTCCAGCACCGGGACAAAGGGCGTTGGCTTTGGCATCAAAGGCGGGCTAGACTTCTTTATCCAAGAGGGCGCGGCGCAAGTGACCCAGTGCCACATTGCCTTCACTGCCTCAACTCGGGTACAGGTGGAGGAATTTTACGCCGCTGGCCTTGCTGCAGGAGGACGGGATAACGGGAAGCCGGAACTGACTCCCGACCACGGCCCTGACTACTACTCCGCCTATGTCTTCGACCCGGATGGCTGCAACATTGAAGCCGTGTGCACCGAGCCGGAGGCATAA
- a CDS encoding transglutaminase domain-containing protein: MLTRFLLWSILLGVALAGGFKAHREGKLVAWKLWFEEWATGRDQAYSAVRFQVDLVDRLNYARIGAKQPLLRVDADLEAWLAVEFPKMALEDVDSITQKIQASVPRYLRISVCTASGPTLRTLLEQFHEFGQKTGTEMTHLACAVRQSRGGLAQHALLVVGQRLDDFSPEIIATTQEEAFFSVCPHCEHPHIVRISRQQHSLGLECPQCRRTYAVVAADAEGKYRYVNEYLTGYAPPAVFAKDHSRVHELFTIWSAVHANCVYTKDPGASKEATDAWQTSLVTQRMGQGDCEDSAIFLCDWLLSRGFQARVALGRYGDMGGHAWVVVRLDDKEYLLESTEGRPDPSNPPLVSRVGSRYVPEIMFDRYALYVRSTPGQAWKGEYWSPKVWSKVEPRSLQDRIEAASPAATGGASGEKAAMPRVARTSKPNPAVAPFMELEEIPQDASIWQMPLSMGQGKPDAEVGP; the protein is encoded by the coding sequence ATGCTTACCCGATTTCTTCTCTGGTCCATCCTTCTTGGCGTAGCCCTGGCGGGTGGTTTTAAGGCGCATCGGGAGGGGAAGCTGGTGGCGTGGAAGCTGTGGTTTGAGGAATGGGCGACGGGCCGGGACCAGGCGTATTCCGCAGTGCGCTTTCAGGTGGATCTTGTGGACCGGCTGAACTATGCGCGGATCGGCGCGAAGCAGCCGCTTTTACGCGTGGATGCGGATTTGGAAGCGTGGCTGGCGGTGGAATTTCCCAAAATGGCGCTGGAGGATGTGGACAGCATCACGCAAAAGATCCAGGCCTCGGTGCCGCGTTACCTGCGCATTTCGGTGTGCACGGCCAGTGGTCCCACGCTGCGGACGCTGCTGGAGCAGTTTCATGAATTTGGCCAGAAGACGGGCACGGAAATGACGCACCTGGCCTGTGCGGTGCGTCAGTCCAGAGGCGGGCTGGCCCAGCATGCGCTGCTGGTGGTGGGGCAGCGGCTGGATGACTTCAGCCCGGAGATCATCGCTACCACCCAGGAGGAGGCTTTTTTCAGCGTGTGCCCGCATTGTGAGCATCCGCACATCGTCCGTATCTCCCGCCAGCAGCACAGTCTGGGGCTGGAGTGCCCGCAGTGCCGGCGGACGTATGCGGTGGTGGCGGCGGATGCGGAGGGGAAATACCGGTATGTGAATGAATACCTGACGGGGTATGCGCCGCCGGCGGTCTTCGCCAAAGATCATTCCCGGGTGCACGAGCTCTTCACCATCTGGTCCGCCGTGCATGCGAACTGTGTTTATACGAAGGATCCAGGGGCGAGCAAGGAGGCCACGGATGCGTGGCAGACGAGCCTGGTGACGCAGCGGATGGGGCAGGGGGACTGTGAGGACTCGGCCATTTTCCTGTGTGACTGGCTGCTTTCCCGGGGATTCCAGGCGCGGGTGGCCCTGGGCCGGTATGGGGACATGGGTGGTCACGCCTGGGTGGTGGTGCGGCTGGATGATAAGGAATACCTGCTGGAATCGACGGAGGGGCGGCCGGACCCTTCGAATCCGCCCCTGGTGAGCCGGGTGGGCAGCCGGTATGTGCCGGAGATCATGTTTGACCGGTATGCGCTGTATGTGCGCAGCACGCCGGGGCAGGCCTGGAAGGGGGAGTATTGGTCCCCCAAAGTATGGAGCAAGGTGGAGCCGCGCAGCCTGCAGGACAGGATCGAAGCGGCGTCCCCGGCTGCGACGGGGGGGGCGTCTGGGGAGAAGGCTGCGATGCCGCGCGTGGCCCGCACCAGCAAGCCGAATCCGGCGGTGGCCCCCTTCATGGAGCTGGAGGAAATCCCCCAGGATGCGTCCATTTGGCAGATGCCTTTATCCATGGGCCAAGGGAAACCTGATGCCGAGGTGGGTCCCTGA
- a CDS encoding c-type cytochrome has protein sequence MNRLQKLLSLIAPFAFLSGSAQGHPLQAEPINHAYVFNFDQFNLESDPDEHVVEGGFLLLAELNCTACHTPPKAWADRLSAKPGPNLAGVGSRLDADTLWLMIRSPQHRKKGTQMPGLFAGAEGDAEKVEALTEYLSTMKEVVKKLPAGDIARGKELYHKVGCVACHEPATDYRPAKLAADAEPEKPGLGSVPIALADAYDVNALAAFLQDPLAHRPAGRMPDMRLSGQEAADIAAYLHTGREPEVATARAALKIAKQGIEKGREVFTQMNCVACHQGLETASPIHAPTKPAATKALALLKTDGGCLAETQPTGIPRYDLNELQKRALRLAIAAIQRQDAPKLTPDQRVDWQMTRLNCYACHDRDGKGGPEDPRAQYFTSNDGSAESLGELAHLPPNLDNVGRKLTAVWLKKVLWGQGGSVRPYMDTRMPNFGRAQTEMLVGLLPKADKSATPVTIDVSGLGKHHRAETGRQLIGAKGLACIACHGLKDRKSLGPPVIRLTHTVERLQPEYFKELLLNPQATQPGTMMPPMFMGRKKAQTEIESLWIYLKELDGQPLPEGLLSTEDFELKPEKAGRPIIFRSFIEGAGTHAIGVGFPQGLHTTFDAVQVRFTQVWRGRFLDAMSNWQSREMLPIAPLGTDLKALPAATGARVFSGYRLDKAGVPTFLYTVDGQAVEETLRPAADGKAFEHETKINGEITKEVLTW, from the coding sequence ATGAACCGACTTCAAAAGCTGCTGTCTCTCATCGCGCCTTTTGCGTTTCTGAGCGGTTCCGCCCAGGGGCATCCCCTACAGGCGGAGCCGATCAACCATGCGTATGTGTTTAACTTCGACCAGTTTAACCTGGAATCGGACCCGGACGAGCATGTGGTGGAGGGTGGTTTCCTGCTGCTGGCGGAGCTGAATTGTACGGCCTGCCACACGCCGCCGAAGGCGTGGGCGGACCGGCTTTCTGCCAAGCCGGGGCCGAACCTGGCGGGCGTGGGCTCGCGGCTGGATGCGGATACGCTGTGGCTGATGATCCGCAGCCCGCAACATCGCAAAAAGGGTACGCAGATGCCGGGTCTCTTTGCCGGTGCGGAGGGGGATGCGGAGAAGGTGGAGGCGCTGACGGAATACCTGAGCACGATGAAGGAGGTGGTCAAAAAGCTACCTGCGGGAGACATTGCCCGGGGGAAGGAGCTGTACCATAAGGTGGGCTGCGTGGCCTGCCATGAGCCCGCTACGGACTATCGCCCGGCGAAGCTGGCGGCGGATGCGGAGCCGGAAAAGCCGGGTCTGGGGTCCGTGCCGATCGCGCTGGCGGATGCGTATGATGTGAATGCACTGGCGGCTTTTCTCCAGGATCCGCTGGCGCACCGCCCGGCGGGGCGCATGCCGGACATGCGGCTAAGCGGGCAGGAGGCGGCGGACATCGCGGCCTATTTGCACACGGGTCGTGAGCCTGAGGTGGCGACGGCGCGTGCGGCATTAAAGATCGCGAAACAGGGCATCGAAAAAGGCCGGGAGGTCTTCACGCAAATGAACTGCGTGGCCTGCCATCAGGGTCTGGAAACGGCCAGCCCCATCCATGCGCCGACGAAGCCTGCGGCGACCAAGGCGCTGGCGCTGCTGAAGACGGATGGAGGCTGCCTGGCCGAGACGCAGCCGACGGGTATCCCACGCTATGATTTGAATGAACTGCAAAAGCGGGCGCTGCGCCTGGCTATCGCCGCGATCCAAAGACAGGATGCGCCGAAGCTGACGCCGGACCAGCGGGTGGACTGGCAGATGACGCGGCTGAATTGTTATGCCTGCCATGATCGTGATGGCAAAGGCGGGCCGGAGGATCCTCGAGCGCAGTATTTCACCTCCAACGATGGCAGTGCGGAGTCCCTGGGGGAGCTGGCGCACCTGCCGCCAAATTTGGACAATGTGGGCCGGAAGCTGACGGCGGTCTGGTTGAAAAAAGTGCTGTGGGGCCAGGGCGGCAGCGTGCGCCCGTATATGGATACACGCATGCCGAACTTTGGCCGGGCGCAGACGGAGATGCTGGTGGGCCTGCTGCCGAAGGCGGATAAGAGCGCGACGCCGGTGACCATCGATGTGAGCGGCCTGGGGAAACATCACCGTGCGGAAACGGGTCGCCAGCTCATCGGCGCGAAGGGACTGGCCTGCATCGCCTGTCATGGATTGAAGGATCGTAAGTCCCTGGGGCCACCGGTGATCCGGCTGACGCATACGGTGGAGCGGCTGCAGCCGGAGTACTTTAAGGAGCTGCTGCTGAATCCGCAGGCGACGCAGCCGGGCACGATGATGCCGCCGATGTTCATGGGCCGGAAGAAGGCGCAGACGGAGATCGAATCCCTGTGGATCTATTTGAAGGAGCTGGATGGCCAGCCGCTGCCGGAGGGGCTGCTTTCCACGGAGGACTTCGAGCTGAAGCCGGAGAAGGCGGGGCGGCCGATCATCTTTCGCAGCTTTATCGAAGGGGCGGGCACGCATGCCATCGGGGTGGGTTTCCCGCAGGGGCTTCACACTACCTTTGATGCGGTGCAGGTGCGCTTCACCCAGGTGTGGCGGGGTCGCTTCCTGGATGCGATGAGCAACTGGCAAAGCCGTGAGATGCTGCCTATCGCCCCGCTGGGCACGGACCTGAAGGCGCTGCCTGCGGCGACGGGGGCGCGTGTCTTTTCTGGCTATCGGTTGGATAAGGCCGGGGTGCCGACCTTCCTCTATACGGTGGATGGTCAGGCGGTGGAGGAAACGCTGCGCCCGGCGGCGGATGGGAAAGCTTTTGAACACGAAACGAAGATCAACGGCGAGATCACGAAGGAGGTGCTGACATGGTAA